The proteins below are encoded in one region of Podarcis raffonei isolate rPodRaf1 chromosome 8, rPodRaf1.pri, whole genome shotgun sequence:
- the LOC128418689 gene encoding trophoblast glycoprotein-like has product MTPRDPPSSILGAWELLFLLVAPLSGQLCPVPCECSEPARTVKCVQKELTSIPAGIPGYTRNLFITGNQIAHIGSEDFKGLPNLVTLSLASNRINTIESQAFSTLQSLCYLDLSHNLLAAIHPNAFNARNNSIRELNLSHSLCNSSAIRPVANALAQGGFQNLSRLELPSNEIVYLPGGMFSTLSKLKHLDLRNNSLVDIKNSTFVGLDLKYLDLTSNSFKTLRREVLSALRRQSHLRLFLKDNPFVCNCDIEDLVNWLNQSRLVVDVEKLACAFPQELKNASLVELAGADLECHTSQHGENVLQTSYAALGAVLGVIGVIFLFVLYLNRKGIKTWMNSMRDTCQSLMEEYQYRYEIDSDRHITQVSTLDV; this is encoded by the exons ATGACCCCTCGGGACCCTCCCAGTTCCATCCTGGGTGCTTgggagctcctcttcctccttgttgCCCCTCTCTCCGGCCAGTTGTGCCCAGTCCCTTGCGAGTGCTCAGAACCGGCCCGCACCGTGAAGTGTGTCCAGAAAGAGCTGACTTCCATCCCAGCTGGCATTCCTGGATATACCCGCAACCTCTTCATAACCGGCAACCAGATCGCCCACATCGGCAGCGAGGATTTCAAGGGGCTGCCAAATTTGGTCACACTCTCTCTGGCCAGCAATAG gattAACACCATAGAGTCACAGGCCTTCTCTACTCTCCAAAGCCTGTGTTACTTGGACCTGAGTCATAATCTTTTGGCTGCCATCCACCCCAATGCTTTCAACGCAAGGAACAACTCCATCCGAGAGCTGAACCTCAGCCACTCGCTATGCAACTCCTCCGCCATCCGCCCTGTGGCGAATGCCCTGGCCCAGGGGGGCTTCCAGAACCTCTCCAGGCTGGAACTCCCCAGCAATGAAATTGTCTACTTGCCAGGCGGCATGTTCTCCACGCTCTCCAAGCTCAAGCATTTAGACTTGAGGAATAATTCCTTGGTGGACATCAAGAACTCCACCTTTGTTGGCCTTGATCTTAAATACCTTGATTTGACCTCGAATTCCTTCAAGACCCTGAGGAGAGAAGTGTTGTCTGCCCTCAGGAGGCAATCGCACCTCCGCCTCTTCCTGAAGGACAACCCCTTTGTATGCAACTGCGACATAGAAGACCTGGTGAACTGGCTGAACCAGAGCCGGCTGGTGGTGGATGTGGAGAAGTTAGCTTGTGCCTTCCCACAGGAACTGAAAAATGCCTCCCTGGTGGAATTGGCTGGGGCAGATCTGGAGTGccacaccagccagcatggcgaaAATGTTCTTCAGACATCCTACGCGGCTTTAGGTGCAGTCCTAGGAGTCATTGGTGTCATCTTCCTCTTTGTGCTTTACTTGAACCGTAAGGGTATCAAGACATGGATGAACAGCATGAGGGATACCTGCCAAAGTCTGATGGAGGAGTATCAGTATCGCTATGAAATAGACTCCGATCGCCACATCACACAGGTTTCGACACTGGATGTATAA